The Antedon mediterranea chromosome 7, ecAntMedi1.1, whole genome shotgun sequence genome has a segment encoding these proteins:
- the LOC140054848 gene encoding LOW QUALITY PROTEIN: alpha-N-acetylgalactosaminide alpha-2,6-sialyltransferase 1-like (The sequence of the model RefSeq protein was modified relative to this genomic sequence to represent the inferred CDS: deleted 1 base in 1 codon): MPYGLKGYNGTDLSYKDLQEILSKLPHEDSILEFSSKEKPTCLSCAVIGNGGILNGSKLGKEIDGHDLVFRVNHAIRRGFEEDIGNKTTHYVMMDRSLTHTSKEDVPRDKGIMYVFLPCRRLDYSYIKDAIGRPNPKLKLVTDANNMRILHPDFVRYINKIWIQRKRFFRPTTGGMMFMSALHCGCDSVDVYGMGNNKQYSAHYYDLKYERYKYNGGHDFNRKIEILKALDKEGIINWYKRDVKF, translated from the exons ATGCCTTATGGTCTAAAGGGCTATAACGGTACTGACTTGTCTTACAAAG ATCTGCAAGAAATACTATCAAAGCTACCTCATGAAGACAGTATATTAGAATTTTCTAGTAAAGAGAAACCGACATGTTTAAGCTGTGCTGTTATTGGCAATGGTGGTATTCTTAATGGTTCTAAGCTTGGAAAAGAAATAGACGGACATGATCTTGTATTTCg TGTGAACCACGCAATTCGAAGAGGATTTGAAGAAGATATAGGTAATAAAACTACACATTACGTAATGATGGACCGATCACTAACACACACAAGTAAAGAAGACGTTCCACGAGATAAG GGAATTATGTATGTGTTCTTACCGTGCAGAAGATTAGACTACAGTTATATAAAAGATGCTATTGGACGGCCTAACCCAAAGCTGAAGTTGGTTACTGATGCAAACAATATGAGAATACTTCATCCGGATTTCGTTCGTTACATTAACAAaat tTGGATTCAAAGAAAGCGTTTCTTTCGGCCAACAACTGGCGGTATGATGTTCATGTCAGCACTCCATTGTGGATGTGACTCTGTTGATGTGTACGGTATGggtaataataaacaa tattctGCTCACTATTACGACTTAAAATATGAAAGATATAAGTACAATGGTGGGCATGACTTTAACCGAAAGATTGAAATTCTGAAAGCGTTAGACAAAGAGGGCATCATTAATTGGTACAAGCGAGATGTTAAATTTTAG